A genomic region of Podarcis raffonei isolate rPodRaf1 chromosome 13, rPodRaf1.pri, whole genome shotgun sequence contains the following coding sequences:
- the FITM1 gene encoding fat storage-inducing transmembrane protein 1, with translation MAEGSGAKKPSLLAKAAGWAQAVCRGLVCFWSNQYAWLLGVPCLRRAYHLWLAAVVIFGPLLQFYVNPRAIFANHHNFFNIKFVRSAWGWTCIFLGGFILSVVYLATHRVLLTLRHLSRLGVGAGLWLGATETFLLIENLTGYCFDPVPEGILVNNLPDKWTCLHEGHTWHGYDVSGHTFLLTFCCLLMVEETSVFRRYLAQGHPAGVPLRLIFLLNVFLLALWNFLLACTVVYLYDYSHKVVGAAIATLCWFLTYRGWYRWRWSPGRPGTGLFVKGSPGEAKKRN, from the exons ATGGCAGAGGGATCAGGGGCCAAGAAGccctccctgctggccaaggCGGCCGGCTGGGCCCAAGCCGTTTGCCGTGGCCTTGTTTGTTTCTGGAGCAACCAGTATGCCTGGCTGCTGGGGGTGCCCTGTCTCCGGAGAGCTTACCACCTCTGGTTGGCAGCCGTGGTCATTTTTGGGCCACTACTGCAGTTCTACGTGAACCCCCGAGCCATCTTTGCCAACCACCATAACTTCTTCAACAT AAAGTTTGTCCGGTCGGCCTGGGGCTGGACGTGCATTTTCCTGGGCGGCTTCATTCTTTCGGTGGTTTACCTGGCAACCCACCGGGTTCTGCTTACCTTGAGGCACCTCAGCCGCCTGGGCGTGGGGGCCGGGCTCTGGCTGGGGGCCACAGAGACCTTCCTCCTCATCGAAAACCTCACCGGCTACTGTTTTGACCCCGTGCCCGAGGGCATCCTGGTGAACAACCTCCCGGACAAGTGGACGTGTTTGCACGAGGGCCACACGTGGCACGGCTACGACGTCTCGGGCCACACTTTCCTGCTGACCTTTTGCTGCCTCCTGATGGTGGAGGAGACCTCCGTCTTCCGCCGCTACCTGGCCCAGGGCCACCCGGCCGGCGTCCCCCTGCGCCTCATCTTCCTCCTCAACGTCTTCCTCCTCgccctgtggaacttcctcctGGCCTGCACCGTGGTCTACCTCTACGACTACAGCCACAAGGTGGTGGGCGCCGCCATCGCCACCCTCTGCTGGTTCCTCACCTACCGCGGCTGGTACCGGTGGCGCTGGTCTCCCGGCCGGCCGGGAACGGGCCTCTTTGTCAAGGGGAGCCCCGGGGAGGCCAAGAAACGGAACTGA